TAAAAAGTTTAATAGTCGGCAAGGGTAGGAGATTTCAAAACCAAATAAACCGGTCGAGGTCAGTCACCCTGTGAAACAGAATTGAACACGGGCACGTTTAAATCATTTAAGGGTCGGCTTCGATGATTGAGCAAAGAATCTCCACTACGGGTATCATGGCGCCTCCGTGAACCCACCATGGCTTGACCAACACCAATGGGATCATCATAATACAAACGATCTCAAAAAAAACAACGGGGCAAAAGGGCATGTTTTTCTTTATCGCCGGCGTGCAGCCCAGAAAAAGGACCATCGACGCCACTCCGCGGCGCTGCCCGCGATGCGGGCTGAATCAGGCCGCCGTCCAACGGGTGGATCACTACTTCAGCCTCTTCTTCGTGCCCCTGGTCCCCGTCAAAAGAGGCGAGCCGTTCTTGTATTGTCGACACTGCAATTCTGTGGTGGGAGATGGCCGGGGCGTTGAATTTTCCCAGATATCGCCTAATGAAAAGCCGCCCGCCTGCCGGCGATGCGGGCGGCCTCTGGATCCAGACTTCGCCTACTGCCCGTACTGCGGTGAGCGCCGGTGACCGCTATAATCGGGCTTAATCAAGACAGGAGGCTATCATGGCACTCTACCTGGTCCAACACGGAAAGAGCCTTTCCAAAGAAATCGACCCGGGGAAAGGGCTCTCCGAAGAGGGGATCGCCGAGGTTCAACGGATTGCCCAGGTGGCGGCCGGCTATGGTTGCAAGGTGACCCAGATCCGCCACAGCGGCAAAAAGCGCGCCCGACAGACCGCGGATATCTTCGCGTCCCACCTGAATCCCCAACATGGCGTCACCGACATCGACGGGCTCAATCCATTGGATGACGTGGCCGCTTTCGCAGCGAACCTGCCGGTCGAAGACAATCTCATGCTGGTCGGGCATCTGCCTTTTATGGAACGACTGACCGCCTATCTGATCATCGGGGTCATCGAGCCGGCAGTGTTCAAATTTCAAAATGGCGGCATCGTCTGCCTCGACCGGCATCCGGACTCCGGAAAGTGGATCATCAAGTGGGCGCTCATGCCGAATATCGGTTGAAAAGATAATGAAGGATCGGGGGCTGGTCTCATTGGCTTTGGCCGGATTGTTGCTCCAATTCAGATGATGGCAATATGTTTAAGGGAACCCATTGGTGAGGACTGGATATGGCCAGCATAAGAGACGCGCGACCCCAAAAAGAGATGAGTCTCATCGGGCGGGCCCTTCATAAGCGGCTTAACAGGCCTGTTGAGTCCTATGAGAAGCGAATGGTCAACAACATGACCACCTTGTATCAGGTCATCCGCAAGGGAGACATCGTGCTGGTCGAGGGCCGCGCGGAAATCAGTCGAATCATCAAACTGATGACCAACAGCACCTGGAGCCACTCGGCCATATATGTGGGAGACGCCCTCGAAAAATCGACCGATGAAAACGTCAAAAGGACATTGAAATATGCAGAAGAACCCCATCGCCGGCACATGCTGATCGAGGCAGATTCGGTAACTGGTGTCGCCGCTGCGCCCCTGA
This Desulfatitalea tepidiphila DNA region includes the following protein-coding sequences:
- a CDS encoding zinc ribbon domain-containing protein, whose translation is MFFFIAGVQPRKRTIDATPRRCPRCGLNQAAVQRVDHYFSLFFVPLVPVKRGEPFLYCRHCNSVVGDGRGVEFSQISPNEKPPACRRCGRPLDPDFAYCPYCGERR
- the sixA gene encoding phosphohistidine phosphatase SixA, with protein sequence MALYLVQHGKSLSKEIDPGKGLSEEGIAEVQRIAQVAAGYGCKVTQIRHSGKKRARQTADIFASHLNPQHGVTDIDGLNPLDDVAAFAANLPVEDNLMLVGHLPFMERLTAYLIIGVIEPAVFKFQNGGIVCLDRHPDSGKWIIKWALMPNIG